CGCCGCTTTACAGGCTTCGACGCCGCTTCGTTCTACCATCGACACCACCACGCTGGCACCCAGTTGATCGGCGCGAGATTTAATCGCCGCGACAATTTGCGACGGCGCGTGCAGGGCCAGACTGGAGGTGGCAACGCCAATCAGCAACGACTGTTTGCCCGCCAGTTGTTGTGCCACGCGGTTGGGAATGTAATTCAGCTCCGCCATCGCCGCTTCCACTTTTTCCCGCGTTTTCGCAGAAACGTGGCTGGCCTGGTTCACCACGCGGGAAACGGTCTGATAAGAGACACCGGCATACTCTGCGACATCGTATAACGTTACTGGTTTCACATTCACCACCCTGAATTGACTCTCTTCCGGGCGCTATCATGCCATACCGCGAAAGGTTTTGCGCCATTCGATGGTGTCCGGGATCTCGACGCTCTCCCTTATGCGACTCCTGCATTAGGAAGCAGCCCAGTAGTAGGTTGAGGCCGTTGAGCACCGCCGCCGCAAGGAATGGTGCATGCAAGGAGATGGCGCCCAACAGTCCCCCGGCCACGGGGCCTGCCACCATACCCACGCCGAAACAAGCGCTCATGAGCCCGAAGTGGCGAGCCCGATCTTCCCCATCGGTGATGTCGGCGATATAGGCGCCAGCAACCGCACCTGTGGCGCCGGTGATGCCGGCCACGATGCGTCCGGCGTAGAGGATCGAGATCTCGATCCCGCGAAATTAATACGACTCACTATAGGGGAATTGTGAGCGGATAACAATTCCCCTCTAGAAATAATTTTGTTTAACTTTAAGAAGGAGATATACCATGGGCAGCAGCCATCATCATCATCATCACAGCAGCGGCCTGGTGCCGCGCGGCAGCCATATGGCTAGCATGACTGGTGGACAGCAAATGGGTCGCGGATCCTATTATACCTCTTTGATAAATAGTTACCATATCTTTTTCATAAACCGGGCCTGCTGCTATATACCAGCCGACCTTATGTTCCACGCCTTTAATCACTGGAGGATAGATTATTACAAATTCTCCGGAAACACTGGAGCCACTGATGTAGTGCTTGGACTCCTGCTGCATGGTTCTGTTGGCAAGCGGATATATTCCTGTAATTCCACCAGTAAAGGTAGCACCAGCAAATCGGCAGCAGCTATTGCTGCAACCAATTGTCTTTAGTGCACTTAAATGACTGCGGGCATTTTTAGTAGCTTCCACTGTCTCTGTAATCATATTTTGCTGTGCTTTGCTCAGACCATAATTTCCAGCTTCAACCTCAACTTTGAAGGTATAGGGAGCCCCTTCAGGTTTTTGCTCAAACCATTCGGTCACTTTGAGCCGACACCCTAAAGCATCCAAAGCCTCACGCAAAGCACCAATGGTTCCTTTGTGAGCATGAATCTCATATTGCCGGGCCACTATTTCCCGTTGCTGGGTTTCAGTCCAAGCGTCATCCCAGACATCAATGCTCAACGCCCACCCCAGCCACGGCAATAAGGCAGTCGGGCAACTCTCAGGATTCCACAAGCTACCTAACGGAACTGGAATTTTCTCCAGCCGGGCAGTTACAGCTTCCACAGCTCTCTCAAAATCAGATGCGTTGGGCGGCAATAAAGTCATAAGCTTGCGGCCGCACTCGAGCACCACCACCACCACCACTGAGATCCGGCTGCTAACAAAGCCCGAAAGGAAGCTGAGTTGGCTGCTGCCACCGCTGAGCAATAACTAGCATAACCCCTTGGGGCCTCTAAACGGGTCTTGAGGGGTTTTTTGCTGAAAGGAGGAACTATATCCGGATTGGCGAATGGGACGCGCCCTGTAGCGGCGCATTAAGCGCGGCGGGTGTGGTGGTTACGCGCAGCGTGACCGCTACACTTGCCAGCGCCCTAGCGCCCGCTCCTTTCGCTTTCTTCCCTTCCTTTCTCGCCACGTTCGCCGGCTTTCCCCGTCAAGCTCTAAATCGGGGGCTCCCTTTAGGGTTCCGATTTAGTGCTTTACGGCACCTCGACCCCAAAAAACTTGATTAGGGTGATGGTTCACGTAGTGGGCCATCGCCCTGATAGACGGTTTTTCGCCCTTTGACGTTGGAGTCCACGTTCTTTAATAGTGGACTCTTGTTCCAAACTGGAACAACACTCAACCCTATCTCGGTCTATTCTTTTGATTTATAAGGGATTTTGCCGATTTCGGCCTATTGGTTAAAAAATGAGCTGATTTAACAAAAATTTAACGCGAATTTTAACAAAATATTAACGCTTACAATTTAGGTGGCACTTTTCGGGGAAATGTGCGCGGAACCCCTATTTGTTTATTTTTCTAAATACATTCAAATATGTATCCGCTCATGAATTAATTCTTAGAAAAACTCATCGAGCATCAAATGAAACTGCAATTTATTCATATCAGGATTATCAATACCATATTTTTGAAAAAGCCGTTTCTGTAATGAAGGAGAAAACTCACCGAGGCAGTTCCATAGGATGGCAAGATCCTGGTATCGGTCTGCGATTCCGACTCGTCCAACATCAATACAACCTATTAATTTCCCCTCGTCAAAAATAAGGTTATCAAGTGAGAAATCACCATGAGTGACGACTGAATCCGGTGAGAATGGCAAAAGTTTATGCATTTCTTTCCAGACTTGTTCAACAGGCCAGCCATTACGCTCGTCATCAAAATCACTCGCATCAACCAAACCGTTATTCATTCGTGATTGCGCCTGAGCGAGACGAAATACGCGATCGCTGTTAAAAGGACAATTACAAACAGGAATCGAATGCAACCGGCGCAGGAACACTGCCAGCGCATCAACAATATTTTCACCTGAATCAGGATATTCTTCTAATACCTGGAATGCTGTTTTCCCGGGGATCGCAGTGGTGAGTAACCATGCATCATCAGGAGTACGGATAAAATGCTTGATGGTCGGAAGAGGCATAAATTCCGTCAGCCAGTTTAGTCTGACCATCTCATCTGTAACATCATTGGCAACGCTACCTTTGCCATGTTTCAGAAACAACTCTGGCGCATCGGGCTTCCCATACAATCGATAGATTGTCGCACCTGATTGCCCGACATTATCGCGAGCCCATTTATACCCATATAAATCAGCATCCATGTTGGAATTTAATCGCGGCCTAGAGCAAGACGTTTCCCGTTGAATATGGCTCATAACACCCCTTGTATTACTGTTTATGTAAGCAGACAGTTTTATTGTTCATGACCAAAATCCCTTAACGTGAGTTTTCGTTCCACTGAGCGTCAGACCCCGTAGAAAAGATCAAAGGATCTTCTTGAGATCCTTTTTTTCTGCGCGTAATCTGCTGCTTGCAAACAAAAAAACCACCGCTACCAGCGGTGGTTTGTTTGCCGGATCAAGAGCTACCAACTCTTTTTCCGAAGGTAACTGGCTTCAGCAGAGCGCAGATACCAAATACTGTCCTTCTAGTGTAGCCGTAGTTAGGCCACCACTTCAAGAACTCTGTAGCACCGCCTACATACCTCGCTCTGCTAATCCTGTTACCAGTGGCTGCTGCCAGTGGCGATAAGTCGTGTCTTACCGGGTTGGACTCAAGACGATAGTTACCGGATAAGGCGCAGCGGTCGGGCTGAACGGGGGGTTCGTGCACACAGCCCAGCTTGGAGCGAACGACCTACACCGAACTGAGATACCTACAGCGTGAGCTATGAGAAAGCGCCACGCTTCCCGAAGGGAGAAAGGCGGACAGGTATCCGGTAAGCGGCAGGGTCGGAACAGGAGAGCGCACGAGGGAGCTTCCAGGGGGAAACGCCTGGTATCTTTATAGTCCTGTCGGGTTTCGCCACCTCTGACTTGAGCGTCGATTTTTGTGATGCTCGTCAGGGGGGCGGAGCCTATGGAAAAACGCCAGCAACGCGGCCTTTTTACGGTTCCTGGCCTTTTGCTGGCCTTTTGCTCACATGTTCTTTCCTGCGTTATCCCCTGATTCTGTGGATAACCGTATTACCGCCTTTGAGTGAGCTGATACCGCTCGCCGCAGCCGAACGACCGAGCGCAGCGAGTCAGTGAGCGAGGAAGCGGAAGAGCGCCTGATGCGGTATTTTCTCCTTACGCATCTGTGCGGTATTTCACACCGCAATGGTGCACTCTCAGTACAATCTGCTCTGATGCCGCATAGTTAAGCCAGTATACACTCCGCTATCGCTACGTGACTGGGTCATGGCTGCGCCCCGACACCCGCCAACACCCGCTGACGCGCCCTGACGGGCTTGTCTGCTCCCGGCATCCGCTTACAGACAAGCTGTGACCGTCTCCGGGAGCTGCATGTGTCAGAGGTTTTCACCGTCATCACCGAAACGCGCGAGGCAGCTGCGGTAAAGCTCATCAGCGTGGTCGTGAAGCGATTCACAGATGTCTGCCTGTTCATCCGCGTCCAGCTCGTTGAGTTTCTCCAGAAGCGTTAATGTCTGGCTTCTGATAAAGCGGGCCATGTTAAGGGCGGTTTTTTCCTGTTTGGTCACTGATGCCTCCGTGTAAGGGGGATTTCTGTTCATGGGGGTAATGATACCGATGAAACGAGAGAGGATGCTCACGATACGGGTTACTGATGATGAACATGCCCGGTTACTGGAACGTTGTGAGGGTAAACAACTGGCGGTATGGATGCGGCGGGACCAGAGAAAAATCACTCAGGGTCAATGCCAGCGCTTCGTTAATACAGATGTAGGTGTTCCACAGGGTAGCCAGCAGCATCCTGCGATGCAGATCCGGAACATAATGGTGCAGGGCGCTGACTTCCGCGTTTCCAGACTTTACGAAACACGGAAACCGAAGACCATTCATGTTGTTGCTCAGGTCGCAGACGTTTTGCAGCAGCAGTCGCTTCACGTTCGCTCGCGTATCGGTGATTCATTCTGCTAACCAGTAAGGCAACCCCGCCAGCCTAGCCGGGTCCTCAACGACAGGAGCACGATCATGCGCACCCGTGGGGCCGCCATGCCGGCGATAATGGCCTGCTTCTCGCCGAAACGTTTGGTGGCGGGACCAGTGACGAAGGCTTGAGCGAGGGCGTGCAAGATTCCGAATACCGCAAGCGACAGGCCGATCATCGTCGCGCTCCAGCGAAAGCGGTCCTCGCCGAAAATGACCCAGAGCGCTGCCGGCACCTGTCCTACGAGTTGCATGATAAAGAAGACAGTCATAAGTGCGGCGACGATAGTCATGCCCCGCGCCCACCGGAAGGAGCTGACTGGGTTGAAGGCTCTCAAGGGCATCGGTCGAGATCCCGGTGCCTAATGAGTGAGCTAACTTACATTAATTGCGTTGCGCTCACTGCCCG
The DNA window shown above is from Ruficoccus sp. ZRK36 and carries:
- a CDS encoding phage tail protein I: MTLLPPNASDFERAVEAVTARLEKIPVPLGSLWNPESCPTALLPWLGWALSIDVWDDAWTETQQREIVARQYEIHAHKGTIGALREALDALGCRLKVTEWFEQKPEGAPYTFKVEVEAGNYGLSKAQQNMITETVEATKNARSHLSALKTIGCSNSCCRFAGATFTGGITGIYPLANRTMQQESKHYISGSSVSGEFVIIYPPVIKGVEHKVGWYIAAGPVYEKDMVTIYQRGIIGSATHLLSTSHASHMAAARHQAAAVMMMMMAAAHGISPS
- a CDS encoding Rop family plasmid primer RNA-binding protein — translated: MTKQEKTALNMARFIRSQTLTLLEKLNELDADEQADICESLHDHADELYRSCLARFGDDGENL
- a CDS encoding aminoglycoside O-phosphotransferase APH(3')-Ia encodes the protein MSHIQRETSCSRPRLNSNMDADLYGYKWARDNVGQSGATIYRLYGKPDAPELFLKHGKGSVANDVTDEMVRLNWLTEFMPLPTIKHFIRTPDDAWLLTTAIPGKTAFQVLEEYPDSGENIVDALAVFLRRLHSIPVCNCPFNSDRVFRLAQAQSRMNNGLVDASDFDDERNGWPVEQVWKEMHKLLPFSPDSVVTHGDFSLDNLIFDEGKLIGCIDVGRVGIADRYQDLAILWNCLGEFSPSLQKRLFQKYGIDNPDMNKLQFHLMLDEFF